One region of Oncorhynchus nerka isolate Pitt River linkage group LG22, Oner_Uvic_2.0, whole genome shotgun sequence genomic DNA includes:
- the LOC115105123 gene encoding E3 ubiquitin-protein ligase RNF152-like, with protein sequence METRSLSQDSILECQICFNYYSPRRRPKLLDCRHTCCSVCLTQMRSSQKEIRCPWCRGVTKLPAGLSVSQLPDDPDIITVITIPHASEHTPVFIRLPSNGCYMLPLPAAKERALLPGELGCRFLPGGSGQQKVDVAVVAMPELQPLGMTLDGLEEAERRGAGGGGGGGGKGSTWSGVCTVILVACVLLFLLGIVLHNMSCISKRFTVISCG encoded by the coding sequence ATGGAGACTCGATCTCTCTCGCAGGACTCCATCTTGGAGTGTCAGATCTGTTTTAACTACTACAGCCCGCGAAGGAGGCCCAAGCTGCTGGACTGCAGACACACGTGCTGCTCTGTGTGCCTGACCCAGATGCGGTCCAGCCAGAAAGAGATCCGCTGCCCCTGGTGCCGTGGCGTCACCAAACTCCCCGCCGGCCTCTCCGTCTCCCAGCTCCCCGATGACCCTGACATCATTACCGTCATCACCATCCCGCACGCCTCCGAGCACACGCCCGTCTTCATCCGCCTGCCTAGCAATGGCTGCTACATGCTGCCCCTGCCCGCCGCTAAGGAGAGGGCGCTGCTGCCTGGCGAACTGGGCTGCCGGTTCCTGCCAGGTGGCAGCGGGCAGCAGAAGGTGGATGTGGCGGTGGTGGCCATGCCTGAGCTGCAGCCCCTGGGGATGACTCTCGACGGcctggaggaggcagagaggaggggagccgggggaggaggtggtggaggggggaaGGGCTCCACGTGGTCCGGGGTATGTACAGTGATCCTGGTAGCCTGTGTCCTGCTCTTTCTCCTGGGTATCGTGCTCCACAACATGTCCTGCATCTCCAAACGTTTTACTGTCATCTCCTGTGGCTGA